Below is a genomic region from Echinicola rosea.
TACTCGATAATTACGATTCATTTACTTATAACTTGGTTTACATTGTTCGTGAGCTGGGGTATGGGGCGGAGATGGACGTCTTCCGGAACGATAAAATCCGTTTGGAAGATGTAGCTGCCTATGACAAAATATTACTGTCGCCAGGGCCGGGAGTTCCTGCCGATGCGGGTATCATGCCCGAGCTCTTAAGGAAATATGCCAGTAAAAAGGATATTCTAGGTATTTGTTTAGGCCACCAAGCTATTGGGGAGGCTTTTGGAAGTGGGTTGAACAACCTGACAGAAGTGGTACACGGGGTCGCTTCTGAGATAAAAGTATTACAGGAAGACCTGCTTTTTGAGGGAGTGCCCAATAGCTTTAAAATCGGAAGGTACCATAGCTGGGTGATCGATGAGCCAACGCTGTCCAAGGACCTGGAAATTACGGCCAAGACCCCTGATGGGCAAATCATGGCGGTAAGACACAAGAAGCATAAAGTGAGAGGACTGCAGTTTCACCCGGAAAGTGTTCTGACTGACCATGGTAAGCAGATTGTCCAAAACTGGATAAATGGCTGAAGTTTTGGGCAGGAATGGTTAAATTAGGCGACAGTTAGCCTTCAGTCAAATGCCAAAAACCAAAAGCAAACCTTATCACCTTTCAACATTTCAACCTTACAACCAACAAAAACATGAAAGAGATTCTAAATCACCTAATAGAACATAGGACACTAGGCAAGGTGGAGGCGAAGGAAACATTGAAGAAAATCACCTCAGGAGAGTATAACCAAAGCCAAATGGCGGCGTTTATGACTGTCTATATGATGAGGAGTATCACCGTGGAGGAATTGGAAGGATTCCGTGAAGCGATGCTGGAGCAGTGTATCCCCGTGGAGATCGCAGCATATGATGCCATGGACCTTTGTGGTACCGGAGGCGATGGCAAGGACACCTTTAATATCTCCACCCTCTCTTCCTTTGTCGTAGCAGGTGCGGGACAAAATGTAGCCAAACATGGGAATAACGGGGTTTCTTCCATTTGTGGATCCTCCAATTTATTGGCTCATTTTGGTTATAAATTTACCAATGACATCGATGTGATCCAGAAAAACCTGGATGAGGCAGGGATTTGTTTTCTCCATGCACCTTTATTTCACCCGGCCATGAAAAATGTGGGGCCTATCCGAAAGGATCTGGGGGTGAAGACCTTCTTTAATATGCTGGGGCCAATGGTAAACCCAAGCTTCCCCAAGAAGCAATTGGTGGGCGTGTTCAGCTTGGAATTGGCGAGACTCTATGGCTACTTGTACCAAAATAGTTGGGTGGACTTCAGTATATTACACTCGCTGGACGGATATGATGAGGTTTCGCTTACCGGTGATTTTAAAATGATTTCCAATGGCGGTGAGCGGTTGATTTCACCAGAGTCCATTGGTTTGCCCAAGGTGAAAGCCCAAGCCATTCAAGGAGGTACGACCATTGAGGAGTCTGCTAAAATCTTTCAGGATATCCTGAAAGGAGAAGGTACTGAAGCCCAAAAAGCAGTAGTTGTG
It encodes:
- a CDS encoding anthranilate synthase component II is translated as MKILVLDNYDSFTYNLVYIVRELGYGAEMDVFRNDKIRLEDVAAYDKILLSPGPGVPADAGIMPELLRKYASKKDILGICLGHQAIGEAFGSGLNNLTEVVHGVASEIKVLQEDLLFEGVPNSFKIGRYHSWVIDEPTLSKDLEITAKTPDGQIMAVRHKKHKVRGLQFHPESVLTDHGKQIVQNWING
- the trpD gene encoding anthranilate phosphoribosyltransferase; this translates as MKEILNHLIEHRTLGKVEAKETLKKITSGEYNQSQMAAFMTVYMMRSITVEELEGFREAMLEQCIPVEIAAYDAMDLCGTGGDGKDTFNISTLSSFVVAGAGQNVAKHGNNGVSSICGSSNLLAHFGYKFTNDIDVIQKNLDEAGICFLHAPLFHPAMKNVGPIRKDLGVKTFFNMLGPMVNPSFPKKQLVGVFSLELARLYGYLYQNSWVDFSILHSLDGYDEVSLTGDFKMISNGGERLISPESIGLPKVKAQAIQGGTTIEESAKIFQDILKGEGTEAQKAVVVANSAAALVTADQSLSFEEGIAKAKASLESGKALQTFKNLVNPKTSVSLAKS